The Algoriphagus sp. TR-M9 genome has a window encoding:
- a CDS encoding MFS transporter: MSKEKLLLWTLAAINFIHIVDFMILMPLGPQLMRIFEISPQEFGLLVSSYTFSAGVSSFFGAFLLDRFDRKKILLWVYVGFTVSTLGCALSPSYPVLLIARILSGLFGGLTSALILAIIGDVIPDSRRGRAMGLVMAAFSVASVLGVPLGLFLASLSDWHTPFFILTGLSIISLGMIIRFIPSISDHLGQEVERPRPLLVIRRVTGNPNQMRAITLSVMMMFGQFMIIPFLSPYTVANVGFTELQLTYIYMAGGAFTIFTSPWVGKLSDKYGKVKVFTVFMLLNIIPIAIITHLGVTPIPFVLMVSTMFFVTSNGRYIPAAAIVTGTANPENRGSFLSFNSAVQQMATGLASLIAGIIIGESATGELTNFNVVGYIAIACSLICIPLVRRVKIVS; this comes from the coding sequence ATGAGCAAAGAGAAGCTATTACTCTGGACCCTGGCGGCCATTAATTTCATCCATATTGTGGATTTTATGATTCTCATGCCCCTTGGGCCTCAGCTCATGCGGATATTTGAGATATCGCCTCAGGAGTTTGGACTTTTAGTGTCTTCTTACACTTTCAGCGCGGGAGTTTCCAGTTTTTTTGGTGCATTTCTGCTGGATAGATTTGACCGCAAAAAGATTCTTCTGTGGGTTTATGTTGGATTTACAGTTTCTACCCTAGGCTGTGCACTTTCTCCAAGTTACCCGGTTTTGTTGATTGCGCGGATCTTGTCAGGGCTATTCGGTGGTCTTACTTCTGCCCTTATTTTGGCAATCATAGGAGATGTGATTCCAGATTCGCGTAGAGGACGGGCCATGGGATTGGTGATGGCAGCCTTTTCAGTGGCTTCGGTTTTAGGAGTTCCTTTGGGCCTTTTCCTAGCTAGCTTGTCGGATTGGCACACGCCGTTTTTTATTCTGACGGGACTGTCTATTATCAGCCTAGGGATGATTATTCGATTTATCCCTAGTATTTCTGATCACCTAGGCCAAGAAGTGGAGAGACCCAGACCTTTGCTGGTCATTCGCAGAGTGACCGGTAATCCTAATCAGATGCGAGCTATTACGCTTTCTGTGATGATGATGTTCGGGCAGTTTATGATTATTCCTTTTCTGAGTCCCTACACCGTAGCAAATGTAGGCTTCACTGAATTGCAACTGACCTACATTTATATGGCAGGAGGAGCTTTTACCATCTTTACCTCACCCTGGGTGGGGAAGCTATCAGACAAGTATGGCAAAGTAAAAGTCTTCACCGTCTTCATGCTTTTGAATATTATCCCAATTGCAATTATCACCCATTTGGGTGTGACTCCTATTCCTTTTGTCCTGATGGTGTCTACGATGTTTTTTGTGACTTCTAATGGAAGGTATATACCCGCCGCAGCTATAGTGACAGGTACTGCAAATCCTGAAAACAGGGGGAGCTTTTTGAGTTTCAATTCTGCGGTACAACAAATGGCTACGGGATTAGCCTCCTTGATTGCCGGAATTATTATCGGAGAAAGCGCTACAGGGGAGCTGACCAACTTCAATGTGGTAGGTTATATTGCTATCGCTTGTAGTCTGATTTGCATTCCTTTGGTTAGAAGGGTGAAAATCGTGAGTTAA
- a CDS encoding NAD(P)H-hydrate dehydratase produces the protein MQKILTGAQVKELDANHVKITGQSSLKLMESAGQSFVNWFLDQGYSKEKKILIAVGAGNNGGDGLVIARLLVERQYQVRIIDCFGSIDRFSPDALSNFNLLPKSVQVVKLNPDIFKDYAILIDAYLGVGLRGELRESAIDTIQSLNLFQGVKISIDIPAGLPSEGVGNTELCFQANWTVTFEFPKLALLLPENTWIVGELIYAKIKVDAEAFDQMETSYYFLEKKDIPALHKHFTRFSYKGDLGKVLLIGGGPGKMGAIILSCKSAMRTGSGLVTCHIEESERAIIQTAVPEAMASWGLIANPEYYDALGIGPGWGTDNRLRQFQQLLKDFNKPMVIDADGINLLAKHEALLSQVPENSILTPHIGEFERLVGNCQGHLERLSKAKLFAMEHKLIIVLKGANTVVSLPDGKQIFNSSGTQYMATGGSGDVLTGMITSYLGMGYDPVNAALCGVYHHGLAGEIASKSKFRGTIASDIIDAIPETYSQLRIA, from the coding sequence ATGCAGAAAATCTTAACCGGTGCTCAAGTCAAGGAACTAGACGCCAATCATGTGAAAATTACTGGACAGAGTAGCCTAAAACTCATGGAGTCGGCAGGGCAAAGTTTTGTCAATTGGTTTTTGGATCAGGGGTATAGTAAGGAAAAAAAGATTTTAATAGCAGTAGGAGCTGGGAACAATGGGGGAGATGGTCTGGTTATCGCCAGATTACTTGTGGAGCGTCAGTACCAGGTTAGGATTATTGATTGTTTTGGGTCCATTGATCGATTTAGCCCGGACGCATTGTCGAATTTTAACTTGCTGCCCAAGTCCGTTCAGGTGGTTAAACTCAATCCAGATATTTTCAAAGATTACGCTATACTGATCGATGCCTATTTGGGTGTGGGCCTTAGAGGAGAGCTGCGTGAGAGTGCTATTGATACTATACAGTCACTGAATCTATTTCAAGGGGTTAAAATAAGTATAGACATTCCGGCTGGCTTGCCATCAGAAGGAGTTGGGAACACGGAATTGTGTTTTCAAGCTAACTGGACCGTGACGTTTGAGTTTCCTAAACTTGCACTTTTACTTCCTGAAAATACCTGGATTGTAGGAGAACTGATTTATGCCAAGATAAAGGTCGATGCTGAAGCTTTTGACCAAATGGAAACTTCCTATTATTTCCTTGAAAAAAAGGATATTCCAGCTTTGCACAAGCATTTTACTCGCTTTAGTTATAAGGGTGACTTAGGTAAGGTGCTGCTGATCGGGGGAGGGCCAGGGAAAATGGGCGCTATTATTTTGAGTTGTAAAAGTGCCATGCGCACCGGATCAGGATTAGTTACCTGTCATATCGAAGAGTCGGAAAGGGCAATTATCCAAACAGCTGTTCCGGAAGCTATGGCTTCTTGGGGCTTAATAGCCAATCCTGAATATTATGATGCATTAGGAATCGGGCCGGGCTGGGGTACTGACAATAGGCTGAGACAGTTTCAGCAATTATTGAAAGATTTCAATAAGCCAATGGTGATCGATGCTGATGGGATTAATTTATTGGCAAAGCATGAAGCGCTGCTTTCCCAGGTTCCGGAAAATTCCATATTGACGCCACATATCGGCGAGTTTGAACGCTTAGTAGGAAATTGTCAGGGACATTTAGAACGCCTTAGTAAAGCTAAACTATTCGCCATGGAGCACAAGCTGATTATTGTATTGAAAGGTGCCAATACCGTGGTGAGTTTGCCGGATGGAAAGCAGATTTTCAACTCCAGCGGGACACAATATATGGCTACGGGCGGGTCTGGCGATGTGTTGACGGGGATGATAACTTCCTATTTGGGCATGGGGTATGACCCAGTGAATGCTGCACTCTGCGGAGTCTATCACCATGGTTTAGCTGGAGAGATAGCTTCCAAAAGTAAATTCAGAGGTACCATAGCTTCAGATATTATAGACGCCATACCGGAGACTTATAGTCAATTGCGCATAGCCTGA
- the asnS gene encoding asparagine--tRNA ligase: MAFNKRVKIKTILDTNPIGSEITLMGWVRTKRGNKNVSFIALNDGSIITNYQIVADPNLIAEDILKKCTTGACLKVSGKVVESQGAGQSSELNATAIEVLGEADSEKYPLQPKKHSMEFLRENAHLRMRTNTFGAVFRVRHALAFAVHKYFNDKGFFYIHTPIITASDAEGAGETFKVTTLDLKNPPKTAEGTIDYKQDFFERETNLTVSGQLEGELAAMALADIYTFGPTFRAENSNTTRHLAEFWMIEPEMAFYDAEDNADLAEEFLKYIIQYALDHCAEDLAFLDQRLTEEEKSKPADQRSEMGLLEKLRFVSENDFVRITYTEAIEILRNSKPNKKKKFSYLIDEWGADLQSEHERYLVEKHFKKPVILTDYPKEIKSFYMRQNDDGKTVAAMDILFPGIGEIVGGSQREERMDVLTARMEEMNIPQEEMWWYLDTRRFGSTPHAGFGLGFERMVQFVSGMGNIRDVIAFPRTPGNAEF, from the coding sequence ATCATCACCAATTACCAAATAGTGGCTGACCCGAATCTGATCGCTGAGGATATCCTCAAGAAATGTACTACCGGTGCTTGTCTGAAAGTCAGCGGAAAAGTAGTAGAATCTCAAGGTGCAGGTCAAAGTTCTGAACTTAACGCCACGGCAATCGAGGTACTGGGCGAAGCAGACTCGGAAAAATATCCTCTGCAGCCAAAGAAGCATTCCATGGAGTTTCTACGCGAAAATGCCCATTTGAGAATGCGAACCAATACTTTTGGGGCAGTTTTCAGAGTCAGACATGCCCTGGCTTTCGCGGTACATAAATATTTCAATGATAAGGGATTCTTTTATATCCATACGCCTATTATCACTGCATCCGATGCTGAGGGAGCTGGAGAAACGTTCAAAGTCACTACGCTCGACTTGAAAAACCCTCCTAAAACGGCAGAAGGTACAATCGATTACAAGCAGGATTTCTTCGAAAGAGAAACTAACCTGACGGTATCAGGTCAACTGGAGGGGGAATTGGCTGCAATGGCACTTGCTGATATCTATACTTTCGGTCCGACATTCCGTGCGGAGAATTCAAACACCACTCGACACCTGGCTGAATTCTGGATGATAGAACCTGAGATGGCATTCTACGATGCAGAAGACAATGCAGACTTAGCAGAAGAGTTCCTGAAATATATCATTCAATATGCCTTGGATCATTGTGCGGAAGACTTGGCATTTCTCGATCAAAGACTCACTGAAGAGGAGAAGTCCAAGCCTGCTGATCAGAGAAGTGAAATGGGGCTTTTAGAAAAATTGAGGTTTGTCTCGGAAAATGATTTTGTACGGATCACCTACACCGAGGCGATAGAAATCCTTCGTAACTCAAAGCCTAATAAAAAGAAGAAATTCTCCTATTTAATCGATGAATGGGGTGCTGATTTGCAATCTGAGCACGAAAGGTATTTGGTCGAAAAGCACTTTAAAAAACCTGTGATTCTAACTGATTACCCAAAAGAAATCAAATCCTTCTACATGCGTCAAAATGATGACGGAAAGACGGTAGCTGCCATGGATATACTTTTCCCTGGAATCGGAGAAATAGTAGGAGGATCCCAGCGTGAAGAACGCATGGATGTACTCACTGCCAGAATGGAAGAAATGAATATCCCTCAGGAAGAAATGTGGTGGTATCTTGATACCCGTAGATTTGGTTCCACTCCGCATGCAGGATTTGGACTAGGCTTTGAGCGGATGGTACAGTTTGTATCAGGAATGGGGAATATCCGGGATGTAATCGCATTCCCGAGAACCCCTGGCAACGCGGAATTTTAA